A window of the Brachyhypopomus gauderio isolate BG-103 chromosome 14, BGAUD_0.2, whole genome shotgun sequence genome harbors these coding sequences:
- the LOC143475360 gene encoding uncharacterized protein LOC143475360 — MTEFSVTFLVYITLYAALAENVFQMERLLMAEIGSDINLTCFCPKDQITSVMWLKQTIGEKPVVIATAFHYTQPPEFYKDFYKSRFRLSRDAKSFNLSISETQLSDSATYYCVVVFLNMVTFGEGTILIVKGKDLQIHTIQQQHSLILHRTAENITLECKILSNVSMGDHSVYWFRHGSGESQPGIIYTYGNSSGQCKKSSETGSPTQSCVYELPKKILSSSDSGTYYCAVAACGQILFGNGIKLEISDYSSDQRTWILIISISVFLLLSLIFNITLWRRIQRGQWNYEGNKQEPIKIRNKISEQAHGDNNLNYATVKFMDKRMKPRRKFNIKTEDETLRSVVYYDGLQSAQI; from the exons ATGACTGAATTCAGTGTAACATTCTTGGTTTATATCACATTAT ATGCAGCTCTTGCTGAAAATGTTTTCCAAATGGAACGTTTGCTGATGGCTGAGATTGGCAGTGACATCAACCTCACATGTTTCTGTCCAAAAGACCAAATTACAAGTGTGATGTGGTTGAAACAAACAATAGGAGAGAAGCCCGTTGTCATAGCTACTGCATTTCATTATACTCAACCACCTGAGTTTTATAAGGATTTTTACAAGAGCCGCTTCAGACTGAGCAGAGATGCTAAAAGTTTTAATCTGAGCATTTCAGAAACACAGCTGTCAGACTCCGCAACATACTATTGTGTGGTGGTATTTCTAAATATGGTCACATTTGGAGAAGGCACTATATTAATAGTGAAAG GCAAGGACCTCCAGATTCATACTATTCAGCAGCAACATTCACTCATATTACATCGAACAGCGGAGAACATTACCCTGGAATGTAAAATCCTTAGCAATGTTTCCATGGGAGACCACAGTGTCTACTGGTTCAGACATGGCTCAGGAGAATCTCAGCCAGGAATCATTTACACTTATGGAAACAGCAGTGGTCAGTGTAAGAAGAGCTCTGAGACTGGctctcctacacagagctgtgtgTATGAACTCCCCAAGAAGATCCTCAGCTCCTCTGATTCTGGAACTTACTACTGTGCTGTGGCCGCATGTGGGCAGATTCTCTTTGGAAATGGGATAAAACTGGAAATTAGTG ATTATTCATCTGATCAAAGGACATGGATCCTTATCATCAGCATTTCAGTGTTTTTACTACTTAGCCTCATTTTCAACATCACTCTGTGGAGAAGAATACAAAGAGGGCAATGGAACTATGAAG GTAACAAACAAGAACCAATCAAGATCAGAAATAAAATATCAGAACAG GCCCATGGTGATAACAATCTGAATTATGCAACTGTAAAGTTCATGGACAAAAGAATGAAACCCAGGAGAAAATTTAACATAAAAACTGAAGATGAGACTTTAAGATCTGTAGTTTATTATGATGGTCTGCAGTCTGCTCAAATATAA
- the znf16l gene encoding zinc finger protein 16-like isoform X2, protein MVLEHLRRLLVFNVRFRVLNMSRKRNHSFMETGQSSESQNTLMDTTGPSARSDENFSELDSDEELVCSVSEITEHLGRNITVVLEAALSEIRKIVSVRIRVLKMELKEKTDEIELLKARLESVEKDGRELSLLTTEPSTFIRKSDLHPGQKHNVDQKKTKLGAPVVKKENINAICDYLMKDKNSRGGAEVDSDQNNQAYNPDRNIRHDPHPHASLSLWTDGGIGGGGSGDSVTDTAAEDIFSMLPSGSESESKCGNVTAARDRAEEEEGPDDGREGLGSVPNTPSTPFALDAHGSPAESRSSPAGDSMERLDPGQHFSAHTFICPFCGSLCPDSLFLEEHLKLMHRDESSQTLQSTPGGSSSSPRREADEVGPGRAVPETPPIRPAREKKAEGGYECGDCGRRFNYLGNLRQHQRIHTGEKPFACPECGERFRHAARLKSHRLSHSGAQSPFPCPQCGKGFPVLSGLKRHQRVHTGESPYACPQCGRRFKELGNLYTHMRIHSGATPYSCYQCGRSFRHLGTYKSHRCTPATQLPSGHNPAWAQEDKVQTG, encoded by the exons ATGGTGCTGGAGCACCTTCGGCGTCTTTTGGTGTTTAACGTTAGATTTCGAGTTTTAAATATGAGCCGTAAAAGGAACCATAGTTTTATGGAAACGGGACAGTCATCCGAATCTCAAAACACATTAATGGATACAACTGGACCCTCAGCTCGTTCCGACGAGAATTTCTCCGAACTCGATTCCGACGAGGAATTGGTGTGCTCCGTAAGCGAAATAACTGAGCACCTCGGTAGAAACATAACCGTGGTACTCGAAGCGGCCCTTTCCGAAATACGAAAAATAGTAAGTGTGCGAATAAGGGTTCTTAAAATGGAACTGAAAGAGAAAACCGACGAGATTGAACTTCTTAAAGCGAGACTTGAATCGGTGGAAAAAGACGGAAGAGAGTTAAGCCTGCTGACAACAGAGCCTTCCACATTTATAAGGAAATCAGATCTTCATCCCGGTCAAAAGCACAACGtcgatcaaaagaaaacaaaactggGCGCTCCTGTTGTTAAAAAGGAAAACATCAATGCCATTTGTGACTATCTGATGAAGGACAAAAATTCGCGGGGTGGTGCTGAAGTGGATAGCGACCAAAACAACCAGGCCTATAACCCTGATCGAAACATCCGTCATGACCCGCATCCGCACGCGTCCCTCAGCCTTTGGACAGACGGCGGTATCGGTGGTGGGGGTTCTGGGGACTCGGTGACTGACACGGCAGCAGAGGACATCTTCAGCATGCTTCCCTCCGGTA GTGAATCTGAATCAAAGTGTGGGAATGTCACAGCGGCAAGAGACAGAGCTGAAGAAGAGGAAGGACCTGATgatgggagggagggactggGGTCAGTCCCCAACACCCCCTCCACTCCATTTGCTCTGGATGCCCATGGCTCCCCAGCAGAGAGCAGGAGCAGCCCTGCAGGTGACAGCATGGAGCGGTTAGATCCAG GCCAACACTTCTCTGCTCACACCTTCATCTGCCCGTTCTGCGGATCTCTCTGCCCTGACTCTTTATTCCTGGAGGAGCACTTGAAGCTAATGCACCGGGACGAGAGTTCCCAGACCCTGCAGTCCACCCCAggcggctcctcctcctccccccgcaGGGAGGCTGACGAGGTTGGGCCAGGGCGGGCCGTTCCGGAGACTCCACCCATTCGCCCAGCCCGCGAGAAGAAAGCGGAGGGCGGCTACGAGTGCGGCGACTGCGGCCGGCGCTTCAACTACCTGGGCAACCTGCGCCAGCACCAGCGCATCCATACGGGAGAGAAGCCGTTCGCCTGCCCCGAGTGCGGCGAGCGCTTCCGCCATGCCGCCCGTCTCAAGAGCCACCGGCTCAGCCACAGCGGTGCGCAGAGCCCCTTCCCCTGTCCGCAGTGCGGCAAGGGCTTCCCCGTGCTGTCCGGACTCAAGCGGCACCAGCGCGTGCACACGGGCGAGAGCCCCTACGCCTGCCCACAGTGCGGCCGGCGCTTCAAGGAGCTGGgcaacctgtacacacacatgcgcatccACAGCGGCGCCACGCCCTACTCCTGCTACCAATGCGGACGCAGCTTCCGCCACCTGGGGACTTACAAGAGTCACCGGTGCACACCTGCCACCCAGCTGCCCAGCGGACACAACCCAGCATGGGCTCAAGAGGACAAGGTGCAGACTGGATAA
- the znf16l gene encoding zinc finger protein 16-like isoform X1 yields the protein MVLEHLRRLLVFNVRFRVLNMSRKRNHSFMETGQSSESQNTLMDTTGPSARSDENFSELDSDEELVCSVSEITEHLGRNITVVLEAALSEIRKIVSVRIRVLKMELKEKTDEIELLKARLESVEKDGRELSLLTTEPSTFIRKSDLHPGQKHNVDQKKTKLGAPVVKKENINAICDYLMKDKNSRGGAEVDSDQNNQAYNPDRNIRHDPHPHASLSLWTDGGIGGGGSGDSVTDTAAEDIFSMLPSGSKRLYDYEWMAGVELNSTEFKGESESKCGNVTAARDRAEEEEGPDDGREGLGSVPNTPSTPFALDAHGSPAESRSSPAGDSMERLDPGQHFSAHTFICPFCGSLCPDSLFLEEHLKLMHRDESSQTLQSTPGGSSSSPRREADEVGPGRAVPETPPIRPAREKKAEGGYECGDCGRRFNYLGNLRQHQRIHTGEKPFACPECGERFRHAARLKSHRLSHSGAQSPFPCPQCGKGFPVLSGLKRHQRVHTGESPYACPQCGRRFKELGNLYTHMRIHSGATPYSCYQCGRSFRHLGTYKSHRCTPATQLPSGHNPAWAQEDKVQTG from the exons ATGGTGCTGGAGCACCTTCGGCGTCTTTTGGTGTTTAACGTTAGATTTCGAGTTTTAAATATGAGCCGTAAAAGGAACCATAGTTTTATGGAAACGGGACAGTCATCCGAATCTCAAAACACATTAATGGATACAACTGGACCCTCAGCTCGTTCCGACGAGAATTTCTCCGAACTCGATTCCGACGAGGAATTGGTGTGCTCCGTAAGCGAAATAACTGAGCACCTCGGTAGAAACATAACCGTGGTACTCGAAGCGGCCCTTTCCGAAATACGAAAAATAGTAAGTGTGCGAATAAGGGTTCTTAAAATGGAACTGAAAGAGAAAACCGACGAGATTGAACTTCTTAAAGCGAGACTTGAATCGGTGGAAAAAGACGGAAGAGAGTTAAGCCTGCTGACAACAGAGCCTTCCACATTTATAAGGAAATCAGATCTTCATCCCGGTCAAAAGCACAACGtcgatcaaaagaaaacaaaactggGCGCTCCTGTTGTTAAAAAGGAAAACATCAATGCCATTTGTGACTATCTGATGAAGGACAAAAATTCGCGGGGTGGTGCTGAAGTGGATAGCGACCAAAACAACCAGGCCTATAACCCTGATCGAAACATCCGTCATGACCCGCATCCGCACGCGTCCCTCAGCCTTTGGACAGACGGCGGTATCGGTGGTGGGGGTTCTGGGGACTCGGTGACTGACACGGCAGCAGAGGACATCTTCAGCATGCTTCCCTCCGGTAGTAAGCGCCTTTATGACTACGAATGGATGGCAGGAGTGGAACTGAACTCCACTGAATTTAAAG GTGAATCTGAATCAAAGTGTGGGAATGTCACAGCGGCAAGAGACAGAGCTGAAGAAGAGGAAGGACCTGATgatgggagggagggactggGGTCAGTCCCCAACACCCCCTCCACTCCATTTGCTCTGGATGCCCATGGCTCCCCAGCAGAGAGCAGGAGCAGCCCTGCAGGTGACAGCATGGAGCGGTTAGATCCAG GCCAACACTTCTCTGCTCACACCTTCATCTGCCCGTTCTGCGGATCTCTCTGCCCTGACTCTTTATTCCTGGAGGAGCACTTGAAGCTAATGCACCGGGACGAGAGTTCCCAGACCCTGCAGTCCACCCCAggcggctcctcctcctccccccgcaGGGAGGCTGACGAGGTTGGGCCAGGGCGGGCCGTTCCGGAGACTCCACCCATTCGCCCAGCCCGCGAGAAGAAAGCGGAGGGCGGCTACGAGTGCGGCGACTGCGGCCGGCGCTTCAACTACCTGGGCAACCTGCGCCAGCACCAGCGCATCCATACGGGAGAGAAGCCGTTCGCCTGCCCCGAGTGCGGCGAGCGCTTCCGCCATGCCGCCCGTCTCAAGAGCCACCGGCTCAGCCACAGCGGTGCGCAGAGCCCCTTCCCCTGTCCGCAGTGCGGCAAGGGCTTCCCCGTGCTGTCCGGACTCAAGCGGCACCAGCGCGTGCACACGGGCGAGAGCCCCTACGCCTGCCCACAGTGCGGCCGGCGCTTCAAGGAGCTGGgcaacctgtacacacacatgcgcatccACAGCGGCGCCACGCCCTACTCCTGCTACCAATGCGGACGCAGCTTCCGCCACCTGGGGACTTACAAGAGTCACCGGTGCACACCTGCCACCCAGCTGCCCAGCGGACACAACCCAGCATGGGCTCAAGAGGACAAGGTGCAGACTGGATAA